The Deltaproteobacteria bacterium genome includes the window AAAAGAACTTTTCGTTTGACACCACGGCAGTTATTTCCTATATAGTGCCCTTTTGAAGGAGATTTCTAATTATTTTCCCCATGACCTTCAACTCACTTACAGGCGCCTATGGAATCAAAGAACGTACTCAAGACCTTTTTTGAGCCTCAAGGAATCGTGGTGGTTGGAGCGCGAAGCACTCGAGCCTTCGGCTATGGAATCCCTCTCCAGCTCATAGAGCAGGGCTGGGGCGACCGCACCCATCTGGTCAACCCCAAAGGCGGGGACCTGCACGGCCTCCCGGTTTATAAGCGTGTGACTGAAGTGCCTGACCCGGTTGATTTGGCCGTGGTCATTGTGCCTGCCCCAACGGTCCCGGAGGTGCTTGCTCAAATCGGTGATCGAGGCATAAGACACGTCATCATTCAGAGTGCGGGATTTGCCGAGATCGGCCCGCAAGGCCGGGCCTTGCAGGCCGAGGCCGAGAAGGCGGCGGCAGAACACGGCCTCAGGATCGTTGGCCCCAACTGCGTCGGCGTGGTCAACACCGCCAACCGGTTTACCACCTCCGAGGTCATGCCCGAGGCCCTCAAACCGGGTAAGCTCGCTGTCATCGCCCAGAGCGGCGTCTTTGGGCAC containing:
- a CDS encoding CoA-binding protein, which encodes MESKNVLKTFFEPQGIVVVGARSTRAFGYGIPLQLIEQGWGDRTHLVNPKGGDLHGLPVYKRVTEVPDPVDLAVVIVPAPTVPEVLAQIGDRGIRHVIIQSAGFAEIGPQGRALQAEAEKAAAEHGLRIVGPNCVGVVNTANRFTTSEVMPEALKPGKLAVIAQSGVFGHNLLDRFNEKGLFISKAITLGNRMDVNESEVLDYLHHDPDTRVITMYLEGAADGRLLVETLKRVTSDKPVLVLKSGRTPVGRCWCLKAAGPRWAVPPRPHTPAVSPGRMNCTRACLPSLAPSGPKA